The following proteins come from a genomic window of Gynuella sunshinyii YC6258:
- the flgJ gene encoding flagellar assembly peptidoglycan hydrolase FlgJ produces the protein MNTLDLTHNATIYNDLNGLNSIKMQARSDQDAAVMQVAKQFESMFIGMMLKSMRDANEVLFEDSEFNSYEGKFYRQMYDEQLSQELSSGSGIGLADMIFEQLQQQYSGNRIPAAQLSADTASAEVPEPAYETQTDMTDITAPQVRTDSIDPVSFADPASFVETLLPIAEKVGRQMGIEPKVLVAQAALETGWGQHVMKDVKGTSSYNLFGIKAHGGWQGDVAVHKTLEHDGSQFYSVTDQFRSYDSYQDCFQDYLDFLQSNPRYQTVLASGADSEAFAESLQSAGYATDPQYAEKIKHVLNSEWLMNS, from the coding sequence ATGAATACACTCGATCTCACTCACAATGCCACGATTTATAACGATCTGAATGGCTTGAATTCCATCAAAATGCAGGCCCGCAGTGACCAGGATGCCGCCGTTATGCAGGTGGCCAAGCAGTTCGAGTCCATGTTCATCGGCATGATGCTAAAGAGCATGCGTGATGCCAATGAAGTGTTGTTTGAAGACAGTGAGTTTAATTCTTACGAAGGTAAGTTTTATCGGCAAATGTACGATGAACAGCTGTCTCAGGAGCTGTCCAGTGGCAGCGGCATCGGTCTGGCGGACATGATCTTTGAACAGCTCCAGCAACAGTACTCGGGCAATCGGATCCCTGCTGCTCAACTGTCTGCAGACACTGCATCCGCGGAAGTGCCTGAGCCAGCTTATGAAACCCAGACAGATATGACGGATATCACTGCTCCGCAAGTTCGTACCGACAGTATTGATCCGGTGAGTTTTGCTGACCCGGCCAGTTTTGTCGAAACCCTGTTGCCGATAGCGGAAAAAGTTGGCCGGCAGATGGGGATCGAACCGAAAGTGCTGGTCGCTCAGGCGGCTCTGGAAACCGGTTGGGGACAACATGTCATGAAAGATGTCAAAGGAACCAGCAGTTATAACTTATTTGGTATCAAGGCTCACGGTGGCTGGCAGGGTGATGTGGCGGTACACAAGACCCTTGAGCATGATGGCAGCCAGTTCTACAGCGTGACCGACCAATTTCGTTCCTATGATTCCTATCAGGATTGTTTTCAGGACTACCTGGATTTCCTGCAATCCAACCCCCGTTACCAGACAGTTTTGGCCAGTGGCGCTGATTCAGAAGCGTTTGCTGAGTCGTTGCAATCTGCGGGTTATGCCACCGATCCGCAGTATGCCGAGAAAATCAAGCATGTGTTGAACAGCGAATGGCTGATGA